Proteins encoded together in one Mastacembelus armatus chromosome 15, fMasArm1.2, whole genome shotgun sequence window:
- the ppp1r1c gene encoding protein phosphatase 1 regulatory subunit 1C: MEPSSPKKIQFAVPPLQGQLDPQAAEHIRRRRPTPATLQIYRQPGTDGGDQHNTSEDSQASDSSQRKQSTYAPPTMKGKLENSVPEEDEEEIRPRDD, from the exons ATGGAGCCCAGCAGTCCGAAGAAGATCCAGTTTGCTGTGCCTCCATTACAGGGACAGCTGGACCCGCAGGCCGCCGAACAT ATCCGTCGCAGAAGACCAACTCCTGCAACTCTGCAGATCTACAGACAACCTGGCACAG ATGGTGGAGATCAACACAACACCAGTGAGGACTCTCAG GCTTCAGATTCCTCTCAGAGGAAGCAGAGCACCTACGCCCCACCCACCATGAAAG GTAAGCTGGAAAATTCTGTACCTgaggaagacgaggaggaaATCCGCCCTCGGGACGACTGA